One window of Paenibacillus sp. JQZ6Y-1 genomic DNA carries:
- a CDS encoding sensor histidine kinase, with translation MSYQRIKWMILFLPTVTIGLWEYLRHQWLMPYLSMEAGNWLSPLIIYIVSITVLRGLFQMLEHTRAALDQERIAKGKLEERQQLAGELHDGVAQSLFLLGVRLDQARRRFDQPEVMQLLNDLSRTVSEANHDVRQAIADLKQAPREEGVQTSSLQARIQAMVPLAGVKVDVDWQLDDELFSPSEQAELLACLREALLNIHKHAHARSARIVGSMNGHGWEIAVEDDGSGYVHNDLEQPGRFGLRITAERAQQRGWSFDFARIHERTRFVLKGGGQHG, from the coding sequence ATGTCGTATCAACGAATCAAATGGATGATTCTGTTTCTTCCGACGGTAACGATTGGATTATGGGAATATTTGCGTCATCAATGGTTAATGCCCTATTTATCCATGGAAGCAGGGAATTGGCTATCCCCGCTGATTATTTATATCGTCAGTATTACGGTGCTGCGTGGACTGTTTCAGATGCTAGAGCATACACGGGCAGCGCTGGATCAGGAGCGGATCGCTAAGGGGAAGTTGGAGGAGCGGCAGCAACTTGCTGGCGAATTGCATGATGGAGTGGCACAATCGCTGTTTTTGCTCGGTGTGCGCTTGGATCAGGCGCGTCGTCGCTTTGATCAGCCAGAGGTGATGCAGCTGTTGAATGATCTTAGCCGTACGGTTAGCGAGGCGAATCATGATGTGCGGCAGGCGATTGCCGACTTGAAGCAGGCGCCGCGTGAGGAGGGAGTGCAGACTTCATCCCTGCAAGCACGCATTCAAGCGATGGTGCCGCTTGCTGGGGTCAAGGTGGATGTGGACTGGCAGCTGGATGATGAGTTATTTTCTCCATCTGAGCAGGCGGAGTTGCTTGCTTGTTTGCGGGAGGCGCTGCTCAATATTCATAAGCATGCTCATGCTCGTAGCGCGCGTATCGTTGGTAGTATGAATGGGCATGGCTGGGAGATTGCAGTGGAAGATGATGGCAGCGGTTATGTGCATAACGATCTAGAGCAGCCCGGACGGTTTGGGTTGCGCATTACAGCAGAGCGTGCGCAGCAGCGTGGCTGGAGCTTTGATTTTGCACGGATACATGAGCGGACACGATTCGTATTGAAAGGGGGCGGGCAGCATGGATAA
- a CDS encoding formate/nitrite transporter family protein, with protein sequence MEVHTLKQVEKLALEKHSIYKQSKLRYLSRSMLASMFIGFGVIVAFKTGNFFYAVESPAAYPMAALTFGAAIILISLGGGDLFTGDTFYYSYAALVHKLKWLQVVRLWVTSYIGNILGACAFALLIYLTGLYADHSVNGFLLGVVEHKMQAPTSQLFFRAILCNWLVCLAFFIPMGLKNEVAKLFCMMLFVFCFFISGYEHSIANMCTFAIALVVDHPATINFAGVVHNLVPVTIGNLIGGSVFMAMMYYYVNKPFMNDPAYDGSDKQQPTEQKHQ encoded by the coding sequence GTGGAAGTCCATACGCTAAAGCAGGTTGAGAAACTCGCATTGGAAAAGCATTCGATCTACAAGCAGAGCAAGTTGCGCTATCTTTCCCGGTCTATGCTGGCAAGCATGTTTATCGGGTTTGGCGTTATTGTAGCCTTCAAAACAGGAAATTTCTTTTATGCGGTGGAATCTCCGGCAGCGTATCCGATGGCGGCGCTCACGTTTGGCGCAGCCATTATCCTGATCTCACTAGGCGGTGGGGATTTGTTTACGGGCGATACGTTTTATTACTCGTACGCTGCGCTAGTGCATAAGCTGAAGTGGCTACAGGTAGTCAGGCTATGGGTAACGAGTTATATCGGTAATATTCTCGGTGCCTGTGCATTCGCGCTACTGATCTATTTGACGGGATTGTACGCGGATCATTCGGTGAACGGGTTTCTACTCGGGGTAGTAGAGCATAAGATGCAAGCGCCAACGTCGCAGCTCTTTTTCCGCGCGATCCTGTGTAACTGGCTCGTCTGTCTGGCGTTCTTTATCCCGATGGGGCTAAAAAACGAAGTCGCCAAGCTGTTTTGTATGATGCTGTTCGTATTTTGCTTCTTTATTTCCGGGTATGAGCACAGTATCGCCAATATGTGTACCTTTGCGATTGCGCTGGTGGTCGATCACCCCGCTACGATTAATTTTGCTGGCGTTGTGCATAATCTAGTGCCTGTCACAATCGGTAATCTGATCGGTGGTTCGGTATTTATGGCGATGATGTACTACTACGTTAATAAGCCGTTTATGAACGATCCCGCGTATGACGGCAGCGATAAGCAGCAGCCTACAGAGCAAAAACACCAGTAA
- a CDS encoding YcnI family copper-binding membrane protein, which translates to MKKNTLWTRIITTGAAATFAGMLVFSGIASAHVTVKPATSATGAWETYTLKVPSEKDIPTTKVTLKVPENLSFKQYQPVPGWKVTTEKNDAGEVSTVTWEAESGGIEDGQFQQFVFVGQNPEQDSDLAWDAYQYYSDGSIVEWTGAEGSDSPHSITVVSKDGATPAATADHGHDSAGTSGTETTPEDSSTSTGTETTTDNSATGSESAASGTTATDSTTAGTMTGTAAPAANTGLQTTTLVVAIVALIAAVGAWITAARKRRG; encoded by the coding sequence ATGAAAAAGAACACGTTGTGGACACGAATCATAACGACAGGTGCAGCGGCTACCTTCGCAGGTATGTTAGTATTCAGCGGAATCGCGAGTGCGCACGTCACGGTGAAACCAGCAACCTCGGCAACTGGCGCATGGGAAACCTATACGCTCAAAGTGCCTTCGGAGAAAGACATTCCGACTACCAAGGTCACGTTGAAAGTACCGGAAAATCTGTCCTTCAAGCAATATCAGCCTGTACCGGGCTGGAAGGTAACGACAGAGAAAAATGATGCGGGTGAAGTATCCACGGTTACATGGGAAGCGGAAAGCGGCGGTATTGAGGATGGTCAATTCCAGCAGTTCGTCTTTGTCGGTCAAAACCCGGAGCAGGATAGCGATCTTGCATGGGATGCGTACCAGTATTACAGTGATGGCAGTATTGTAGAATGGACGGGCGCGGAAGGAAGTGATTCGCCGCACTCGATCACAGTCGTAAGCAAAGATGGCGCAACTCCTGCTGCAACAGCCGATCACGGGCATGATAGTGCAGGTACCTCCGGTACGGAAACAACACCAGAAGATTCGTCAACGTCTACTGGTACTGAAACGACAACCGACAATAGTGCAACAGGCAGCGAGAGTGCAGCAAGCGGCACAACAGCGACTGACAGCACGACTGCTGGTACAATGACAGGCACAGCTGCACCAGCAGCGAATACAGGTCTGCAAACGACGACGCTGGTTGTTGCCATTGTAGCACTGATTGCCGCTGTAGGCGCATGGATCACCGCAGCACGCAAACGCCGCGGTTAA
- the abgT gene encoding p-aminobenzoyl-glutamate transporter, protein MSGFNGVTVKQQSGNTGLFGMVERIGNKIPNPFLLFVYLIVILMLATAVLSWLHISVTDPTNGEQVTVKNLLSKEGIQWILPNIIANFSGFKPLGSILALVLGAGLAEKVGLLQALMLKMASKVRARYASYMVLFIAFFSHVSSDAALVIMPPLGALIFLAVGRHPVAGLMAAIAGVGSGFTANLLIVTTDVLLSGISTEAAAAINPAASVSVLDNWFFMAVSVIVLTITGGIVTDKFVEPRLPAYRPSDGDGDHQLEALTSQQNKGLIVSGIAVLVSLIVLALMILPSNAILRDPELGTIVPSPFMSGIVPIIIFLFFVAAIAYGLATRQITNQNDLPRLLTDPMKGMAGFIVMVFPLAQFVAFFNWSNMGKFMALGLTDLLEKTNMTGVPAFLGLMFLSALLCMFIASGSAIWSILAPVFVPMFMLLGYHPAFAQMIFRVADSSVIPFAPMSPFLPLFLGFLQRYRKDAKLGTYYSLVLPYPIVFLVVWSLLLVVWYILGLPIGPGVYPKLEG, encoded by the coding sequence GTGAGTGGATTTAATGGCGTAACGGTAAAGCAGCAGTCTGGGAATACGGGGTTGTTTGGGATGGTGGAGCGGATCGGTAACAAGATCCCGAATCCGTTTTTGTTATTTGTGTATCTGATCGTCATTCTGATGCTGGCAACGGCGGTATTGTCATGGCTGCATATTTCGGTAACTGATCCGACCAATGGCGAGCAGGTCACTGTCAAAAATCTGCTCAGCAAGGAAGGTATCCAGTGGATTCTGCCTAATATTATTGCGAACTTTAGCGGCTTCAAGCCGCTTGGCTCTATTCTGGCGCTTGTACTGGGTGCAGGTCTTGCCGAGAAGGTGGGTCTGCTGCAAGCACTGATGCTGAAAATGGCATCCAAAGTTCGTGCTCGTTATGCCAGTTATATGGTGCTGTTTATTGCCTTCTTCAGTCACGTATCCTCCGATGCAGCGCTTGTCATTATGCCGCCGCTCGGTGCACTGATCTTCCTCGCAGTCGGACGTCATCCAGTAGCTGGCTTGATGGCGGCAATCGCTGGTGTCGGCTCCGGGTTTACGGCGAATCTGCTGATCGTCACAACGGATGTGCTGCTATCGGGCATTAGTACTGAAGCGGCAGCTGCGATCAATCCGGCAGCAAGCGTCAGTGTGCTGGACAACTGGTTCTTTATGGCGGTGTCGGTTATCGTGCTGACCATTACTGGTGGGATTGTCACTGACAAATTCGTCGAACCCCGCTTGCCTGCATACAGACCGTCTGATGGAGATGGCGACCATCAGCTGGAAGCTCTTACGTCGCAGCAAAATAAAGGTCTGATCGTCAGTGGCATTGCAGTGCTGGTATCACTGATTGTGTTAGCGCTGATGATTCTGCCATCCAATGCCATTTTGCGTGATCCAGAGCTGGGTACGATTGTGCCGTCACCGTTCATGTCGGGTATTGTGCCGATTATCATTTTCCTATTCTTCGTTGCAGCGATTGCTTATGGGCTGGCAACACGCCAGATTACGAATCAAAATGATCTGCCGCGTCTATTAACCGATCCGATGAAGGGCATGGCTGGCTTTATCGTTATGGTGTTTCCGCTGGCGCAGTTCGTCGCTTTCTTCAATTGGAGCAATATGGGCAAGTTTATGGCACTCGGTCTGACTGATTTGCTAGAAAAAACAAATATGACAGGCGTCCCAGCCTTTCTCGGTCTGATGTTCTTATCTGCGCTGCTCTGCATGTTCATTGCTAGTGGGTCTGCGATCTGGTCGATTCTGGCACCAGTATTTGTACCGATGTTCATGCTGCTTGGATACCATCCGGCATTCGCGCAGATGATTTTCCGGGTAGCGGACTCGTCGGTGATCCCATTTGCACCAATGTCGCCATTCTTGCCGCTATTCCTCGGCTTCCTACAGCGATACCGGAAGGATGCCAAGCTAGGCACGTATTACTCGCTAGTGCTGCCGTATCCGATTGTATTCCTCGTCGTCTGGTCGCTGTTGTTAGTTGTCTGGTATATACTGGGATTACCAATCGGACCGGGTGTATATCCGAAGCTAGAAGGCTAA
- a CDS encoding response regulator transcription factor, with the protein MDKVRVLIVDDHAHAREATSVILSEDPLFDIVGTAASGQEALDFTEKWMPDLILMDISMKGMDGLETTRLIKLRFPYVKIIMMTVSDDAAHLFEAIKQGAQGYLLKSLPPSTWLEYLRSVASDQEGMSQEVALRILQEFPFGKTRSDPAADTLTRREREILQWVSSGMTNREIAAELNISEQTVKNHLKNILQKLQLENRVQLTRYALEQGLASDRQHRP; encoded by the coding sequence ATGGATAAAGTACGCGTATTGATTGTGGATGATCATGCCCATGCACGCGAAGCGACCAGTGTGATTTTATCGGAAGATCCGTTGTTCGATATTGTCGGTACAGCGGCAAGCGGGCAGGAGGCGCTGGATTTTACGGAGAAATGGATGCCGGATCTGATTTTGATGGACATTTCGATGAAAGGGATGGACGGATTGGAGACGACGCGGCTGATCAAGCTGCGCTTTCCATATGTGAAGATTATTATGATGACCGTATCGGATGATGCGGCCCATCTGTTCGAGGCGATCAAGCAGGGGGCGCAGGGGTATCTGCTGAAAAGTCTACCGCCATCCACATGGCTTGAATACCTCCGTAGTGTAGCTTCCGATCAGGAGGGGATGAGTCAGGAGGTTGCCCTGCGCATTTTGCAGGAGTTCCCGTTTGGCAAGACGCGCAGTGATCCGGCGGCGGATACATTGACTCGGCGGGAGCGGGAGATTTTGCAATGGGTATCGTCGGGAATGACGAATCGCGAGATTGCTGCTGAACTGAATATTTCGGAGCAAACGGTCAAAAATCATCTTAAAAATATTTTACAAAAGCTGCAGCTAGAGAATCGGGTACAGCTGACTCGGTATGCGCTAGAGCAGGGATTGGCATCGGATCGGCAGCATCGTCCATAA
- a CDS encoding glutathione peroxidase, protein MSIYQFSAKAMNGKDISLEDYRDKVVLIVNTASQCGFTFQYEDLQRLYERYSEKGFVILGFPSNQFADQEPDGNDRINAFCTLNYGVSFPMFQKVDVRDRHAHPLFTYLADSKPFEGFDTTHSVAKILLPLLHERHPEYLHGNSIKWNFTKFLVGRDGTVVKRFESTTDPYDMEQDIEALL, encoded by the coding sequence ATGAGTATTTATCAATTTTCGGCAAAAGCGATGAATGGCAAGGATATTTCGTTGGAGGATTATCGTGACAAGGTGGTTCTGATCGTCAATACAGCGAGTCAATGCGGATTCACGTTCCAATACGAAGATTTACAGCGTCTGTATGAGCGTTATTCCGAAAAAGGCTTTGTTATTCTGGGCTTCCCGTCGAACCAGTTTGCAGATCAAGAGCCAGATGGTAACGACCGCATCAATGCGTTCTGTACATTGAACTATGGCGTATCCTTCCCGATGTTCCAAAAGGTCGATGTACGCGATCGTCATGCGCATCCGTTGTTCACGTATCTGGCAGACAGCAAGCCGTTTGAAGGCTTTGACACCACTCACTCCGTAGCCAAAATTCTGCTGCCACTGCTGCATGAGCGTCACCCAGAATACCTGCACGGCAATTCGATCAAATGGAACTTTACCAAATTCCTCGTTGGACGCGACGGAACTGTCGTGAAGCGCTTTGAATCCACAACCGATCCATATGATATGGAACAGGATATCGAAGCACTGCTGTAA
- a CDS encoding GTP cyclohydrolase IIa: MMTYRFGVIGPQPSVEHILEITASMGEDVQFIPYIYNHPQEIPDILERNRIGLKGWFFSGPIPLSVAQPYLQKHELAVYCKPAGSALYKAMVQMMNAQDVRSQPYSIDMIRSEDLDLHESFAELGIPMDGLPVRIFDGTEEPNHIVQFHLELWKSGKSVAALTCMHFIYSELQKHGMPVYRLMITRQDIRQAAQLLIQQARSSYFKDTQIGMQIVEADLLGASTRGNGSRYSVQYAELKMQQRILQLCERLDGIMVHNGVGSYQMISTRGAIERELGRLRQTVEQMELEADMPMSVGIGYGDTAFTASNHAMRALQHARHNRQQLLVIVQDNGDIREIDKDEGEWSYASRSLDSELLEKLNEANISVKTYRKIEALTRHMNWDGFTTTQLAQHLSMTIRNAQRIMSSLCYIGLAEIDGEEQQSVRGRPRKIYRLRREQ; this comes from the coding sequence ATGATGACATACCGTTTCGGGGTGATCGGCCCGCAGCCTTCCGTGGAGCATATTTTGGAGATTACTGCCTCCATGGGAGAAGATGTACAGTTTATTCCCTACATTTATAATCATCCGCAAGAAATCCCGGACATTCTGGAACGCAACCGTATTGGTCTAAAGGGCTGGTTTTTCTCCGGTCCGATTCCGTTATCGGTGGCACAACCATATTTGCAAAAGCACGAGCTGGCGGTCTATTGCAAGCCTGCTGGTTCAGCGCTCTACAAAGCGATGGTACAAATGATGAACGCTCAGGATGTACGCAGCCAGCCATATTCCATTGATATGATTCGCTCAGAGGATCTCGACTTACACGAATCGTTTGCTGAGTTGGGCATTCCGATGGATGGATTGCCGGTACGGATATTTGATGGGACGGAAGAGCCGAACCATATCGTACAGTTTCATCTGGAACTATGGAAAAGCGGGAAAAGTGTTGCTGCGCTGACGTGTATGCACTTTATTTATAGTGAACTGCAAAAGCATGGCATGCCAGTATATCGGCTAATGATCACGCGTCAGGATATTCGTCAGGCGGCACAATTGCTCATTCAGCAGGCACGCAGTTCATATTTTAAAGATACGCAGATTGGTATGCAGATTGTAGAAGCCGATCTGCTGGGAGCGAGTACGCGTGGGAATGGCAGTCGCTATTCCGTTCAATATGCTGAGCTGAAAATGCAGCAGCGGATTTTACAGCTGTGCGAGCGACTGGATGGCATTATGGTGCACAACGGTGTAGGTAGTTACCAAATGATTAGTACTCGCGGCGCGATTGAGCGCGAGTTGGGGCGACTGCGCCAGACGGTGGAGCAGATGGAGCTGGAAGCGGATATGCCGATGTCGGTTGGCATTGGCTATGGCGATACGGCATTTACCGCTAGCAATCATGCGATGCGCGCGCTTCAGCATGCTCGTCACAACCGTCAGCAGCTGCTAGTGATTGTGCAGGATAATGGTGATATTCGGGAGATCGACAAGGACGAAGGCGAATGGAGCTATGCTTCACGTTCGCTGGATTCGGAGTTGCTGGAAAAATTGAATGAAGCGAATATCAGTGTCAAAACCTATCGGAAAATTGAAGCGCTGACCCGTCATATGAATTGGGATGGATTCACTACGACTCAGCTTGCCCAGCATCTGTCGATGACGATTCGCAACGCCCAGCGCATTATGAGCAGTCTGTGCTACATTGGTCTTGCCGAGATTGATGGTGAGGAGCAGCAATCGGTGCGCGGACGACCGCGCAAAATTTATCGTTTGCGTAGGGAGCAGTAG
- a CDS encoding amidohydrolase gives MLDIIEMRRDLHRHPELGFTEFRTATRVVETLQSFGYEVVYGRDAIDGPSRRGLPSEEVLDSAYERAIQNGANPQIAEKMKGGYTGVVGILRGSEPGPTLAFRFDMDALPIKESSDSQHVPQAQGFISQFVGNMHACAHDGHTTIGLGVAEALSKQKLKGTLKLIFQPAEEGVRGAYAMVEKGMLDDVDYLFCAHLGCDVPTGQVHGGTQGYLATTKLAVQFHGVASHAGATPEKGNNALLGAATALLNIHAIPRFSSGDTRINVGVLEGGTAANIIPEHARMIVETRSESEETNRELEQRVRRIIEHSAGMHELTYEIEVAGGAIPITCDLDMVELANEAARGVAGVHTVPAEMAYSTGSEDASYMVRRVQEHGGKATYMIVGASNPMPHHHPRFDIEEESLSIGIDVFRRIAERLL, from the coding sequence ATGTTGGATATTATCGAAATGCGCCGTGATTTGCACCGGCACCCTGAACTTGGATTTACCGAATTTCGCACGGCAACTCGTGTCGTGGAAACATTGCAGTCGTTCGGATACGAGGTTGTGTATGGGCGAGATGCCATTGATGGACCTTCGCGTCGTGGCTTGCCATCCGAGGAAGTGCTGGATAGCGCCTATGAGCGTGCGATCCAGAATGGAGCTAATCCGCAGATTGCCGAAAAGATGAAGGGTGGATATACGGGCGTTGTTGGTATTTTGCGCGGCAGTGAGCCGGGACCGACACTAGCGTTTCGTTTTGATATGGATGCACTGCCGATCAAGGAAAGCAGTGATTCGCAGCATGTGCCGCAGGCACAAGGATTTATTTCACAATTTGTTGGAAATATGCACGCATGTGCGCATGATGGGCATACGACAATTGGACTGGGCGTTGCCGAAGCACTGTCCAAGCAGAAGTTGAAAGGTACGCTCAAGCTGATTTTCCAGCCTGCCGAGGAAGGCGTACGCGGTGCGTATGCGATGGTCGAAAAGGGAATGCTGGACGATGTAGATTATCTATTCTGCGCTCATCTTGGCTGCGATGTGCCAACAGGGCAGGTACATGGTGGGACGCAGGGATATCTGGCAACAACCAAGCTAGCGGTGCAATTTCACGGTGTTGCTTCCCATGCCGGAGCCACTCCCGAAAAAGGAAACAATGCGCTACTCGGCGCAGCGACAGCGCTGCTGAATATTCATGCCATTCCGCGCTTTAGCAGTGGCGATACCCGCATCAATGTAGGCGTATTGGAGGGCGGAACTGCCGCCAATATTATTCCCGAACATGCCCGTATGATCGTAGAAACACGCTCCGAATCGGAAGAAACAAACCGTGAGCTGGAACAGCGTGTACGCCGCATTATCGAGCACAGCGCTGGTATGCACGAGTTGACCTACGAGATCGAAGTTGCTGGGGGAGCGATTCCGATCACCTGTGACCTCGATATGGTAGAGCTGGCGAATGAAGCAGCGCGCGGCGTGGCAGGCGTGCATACTGTGCCAGCAGAGATGGCGTATTCGACAGGCAGTGAAGATGCGAGCTATATGGTGCGCCGCGTACAGGAGCATGGTGGCAAAGCGACCTATATGATCGTTGGTGCTAGCAATCCGATGCCGCATCATCATCCTCGTTTTGATATTGAAGAGGAAAGTTTGAGTATTGGCATCGACGTATTCCGTCGGATTGCGGAGCGTCTGCTGTAA
- a CDS encoding copper resistance CopC/CopD family protein yields the protein MQYGAAFSRHWQMIGAGLLAMVLLMLSVAFPHQASAHASVTQSIPAQNDVLTESPKQFKIQFNEDIQRAYYGMTLMNSEGKTLDGITARVDEKDGTTMLADVSQTLPDDVYTLSWKAISGDGHPVEGVIVFQIGDGAGKSLKEATQVSLDDSKPLSPLLIVARWLQYAAQAIVLGLLCLSLFLLPPAYRQQTAWMNEPRYRLLLIGGALLALIALLAQLPLRISWAADVPLSAIGGQLSDTFNGTIFGKVWIWQTIAAVIVLISVCVQSLRGLSQNVRNLLGMIAFVLVALGSLAKAFDGHAFAEQYAVLAVAADYIHLLSALIWSGALLALALFLPRIVNGSEGEQRQALYWGIVRRFSWWAIGSVAALLVTGIYGSLLYLPTLSALFNTGYGLTLLSKMLLFLVMAAFGGMNYIKGRKQEGEIGKDMVWEVLTGFVILVLAAILVHLSPYAAPLGNSGAPRGVQTQVQQVDGYDISLKVPPSQMGMNTFTVTVKDQQGKPVNVEQITLQLQHLDMAMAPTNITITAKDGKDGVYETQGMISMNGSWNVDMRILTKSLKTVETKFTLKVPGS from the coding sequence ATGCAGTACGGTGCTGCATTCTCGCGTCATTGGCAGATGATCGGAGCAGGGCTACTGGCTATGGTGCTCTTGATGCTGAGTGTGGCTTTTCCGCATCAGGCATCGGCGCATGCGTCGGTAACACAATCGATACCAGCGCAAAATGATGTGCTAACGGAGTCGCCCAAGCAGTTCAAGATTCAATTTAACGAGGATATTCAGCGGGCATACTACGGTATGACATTAATGAACTCGGAGGGGAAGACGCTAGACGGTATTACCGCGAGGGTCGATGAAAAGGATGGCACGACCATGCTGGCAGATGTGTCGCAGACGCTGCCAGACGATGTGTATACCCTCTCATGGAAAGCCATCTCTGGTGACGGGCATCCTGTGGAAGGTGTCATTGTATTCCAGATTGGCGATGGCGCAGGCAAATCGCTAAAGGAAGCGACACAGGTATCACTGGATGATAGTAAGCCGCTCAGTCCGTTGCTGATCGTGGCACGCTGGCTGCAATATGCGGCGCAGGCGATTGTGCTCGGTTTGCTCTGTCTGTCGCTATTCCTGCTGCCGCCAGCCTATCGTCAGCAAACGGCGTGGATGAACGAGCCGCGGTATCGCTTGTTACTGATCGGTGGAGCGCTACTGGCATTGATTGCACTGCTGGCTCAGCTGCCGCTGCGCATATCGTGGGCAGCAGATGTACCGCTATCGGCAATTGGTGGGCAATTAAGCGATACCTTTAACGGAACGATCTTCGGCAAAGTATGGATATGGCAGACAATCGCTGCTGTTATTGTGCTGATCAGCGTATGTGTGCAATCGCTACGCGGATTATCGCAAAACGTTCGCAATCTGCTTGGTATGATCGCCTTTGTGCTCGTGGCATTGGGGTCGCTGGCAAAAGCCTTTGACGGTCATGCATTTGCCGAGCAGTATGCGGTACTGGCAGTTGCAGCAGATTATATCCATCTGTTGTCCGCCTTGATCTGGAGTGGTGCATTGCTGGCACTGGCTCTATTCCTGCCGCGCATTGTGAACGGCAGTGAGGGTGAGCAGCGCCAAGCATTGTACTGGGGCATTGTTCGCCGCTTCTCATGGTGGGCGATCGGTTCCGTGGCTGCACTGCTAGTGACAGGGATTTATGGCAGCTTGCTGTATTTACCGACATTGAGTGCTTTGTTTAATACGGGATATGGCTTAACGCTATTGTCCAAAATGCTGCTGTTCCTCGTCATGGCGGCGTTTGGCGGTATGAACTATATCAAAGGACGCAAGCAGGAAGGCGAGATCGGCAAGGATATGGTCTGGGAAGTGCTGACCGGCTTCGTAATTCTAGTGCTGGCGGCGATTCTTGTTCATCTGTCGCCTTATGCAGCACCACTTGGCAACAGTGGCGCACCGCGAGGCGTACAGACACAGGTACAGCAGGTAGACGGTTATGATATTAGTCTGAAGGTGCCGCCAAGTCAGATGGGGATGAATACCTTTACTGTTACGGTGAAGGATCAGCAAGGCAAGCCGGTCAATGTAGAGCAAATTACGCTACAATTGCAGCATCTGGATATGGCGATGGCACCGACCAATATTACGATTACCGCGAAGGATGGCAAGGATGGCGTATACGAAACGCAGGGCATGATCAGCATGAATGGTAGCTGGAATGTCGATATGCGCATTCTAACGAAGTCGCTGAAAACGGTAGAAACGAAATTTACACTGAAGGTACCGGGTTCGTAA